Below is a genomic region from Pseudomonas frederiksbergensis.
AGGTCGATCAGCCCGCCAGCTCAGTCGACCGCTGACTGGCGGCGTCGTCATAAGCCACATACAGCGATTCGGCAACCTGACTTTTGATCGCTTTGGTGCTTTCCAGCCCCAGCACAAACCCTTCGGCCTTGCCGCCAGCACGATTCAGCTCGTCAGCGGTGCTCGCCTGAGTGATCGCGTCGAAGAGTTTCTCGGCATGCGGCCCAACGCCTTTGGGCAGGCTGATCTGAGCTATGCTCATACGAACACCTCGCGCAGCATTGACGAAGTGAACAGTGGTGGGTGAGTCATGACGCGTACCTTTTCGGCTGAGGGCCGGTAGCGCGTGAAACCACTTCCGGGACGCCATGGTAGACCTCTGCCACGATTCTGGTAACCGCCAATGGCTGACAGCCCCCTTCTCGCCCCGGAATCACCACCACTCGACTGAAAATGTATCATTCAAACAATCCAGGCTTGACTTGTTCTTTTTAATCAGTAACATACAGCGCATTCCGCGATAGCTCAGTTGGTAGAGCAAGTGACTGTTAATCACTGGGTCCCTGGTTCGAGTCCAGGTCGTGGAGCCAGACAAGGTTCCAGAGAAGGCTTTCAAAATCTCTGAAACCCCCGAAAAACCCGCCTTCTGGCGGGTTTTTTCGTTTTGGCGTTCTGTCGGATTCCGGTGGGTACCAGCCATTTTAAGGGTAGAGTTTGGGATAAAGGTCAGTTCGATAAAAGGGAGTACCCTTATGTCGCGCACTACTGCTCCACTCTCCGACGCCGCTTGCCGTTCGGCCAAGCCCACAGATGCACCTACAAGCTTTTTGACGGCGACGGCCTTTACCTTCTAGTCCAACCCAATGGCCGCAAAGGCTGGCGTCTCAGATACGTCAAACCTGATGGCCGGGAAGGACTGACCTCATTCGGCAACTACCCCATCGTTGGCCTCGCGGATGCGCGCCGCAAGCGCTTGGAGGTCAAGCGAATGCTGGCGGATGGCATTGACCCTATAGGAGCCAAGAACCAAGCCAAGACGGACGCTCTGATCAAAGGCCGCACCTTTGAAAGCGTTGCCCTCGGCTGGCACACGGAAATGTCAGCCAAGTGGGCACCGGACTATTCCAAGACAGTGATGAGTCGCCTCAAAACTCACCTCTTCCCACTGATCGGCGCCCGCGCCATTGTCGACCTTGATACCCACGACCTTATGCGGCCCCTGGACGCGATTAAGAAGCGCGGAACGATAGAGATTGCTTTAAGGGTACAAAACTACCTGCAGAGCATCATGCGCGAGGCAAAGCGCCTCCGGCTTATCACCGTAAACCCTGCTTACGACCTCGTAGGCTCGATCAAAGCCTCGCGGGTCGTCCACCGCCCCGCCTTATCCTTATCGCGCTTGCCTGAATTGCAGGAACGGATCGACACCTATAAAGGCCGCGCACTTACCCGGCTGACGGTCTTGCTGTCGCTGCACGTGTTTGTACGCTCCAGCGAGCTGCGCTTCGCCCGCTGGAGCGAGTTCGACCTCAAACGTGGCGTCTGGGAAATACCCGACACGCGACCAGCGTTGGAAGGCGTACCCTTTTCCACAAGGGGTACGAAGATGGCAGGCGATATCCATCTTGTACCCTTATCGCCGCAAGCGGTCGCTTTGCTCGAGCAGATCCAAGCAATCACAGGCAAATTTGACTTGGTGTTCGCAGGCGATACCAAGTCTTGGAAACCAATGTCCGAAAACACCGTGAACAGCGCGCTTCGGAAAATGGGGTACGACACCAAAACCGAGATCTGCGGCCATGGCTTTCGTTCGATGGCCTGCAGCGCACTGATCGAGTCGGGTTTGTGGACGGACACAGCCATCGAGCGGCAGATGAGCCACAAGGAACGCAACAACGTCCGCGCCGCTTACATCCACAAGGCCGAATTCATCGAGGAGCGCAGGCTGATCATGAACTGGTGGAGTCGCTACCTTGAGGCCAATCAGCAGGAGCATGTCAGCCCACGCGAATTCGCCAATCAGACCGGTGCGAATGTCTCTCGACTAAAAGCAAAACGTGGCGCAACTGAGTAAGCGCTCGGTCCTCATATCTCAGTGATCCGCTTGTCCACGCGGGTCCATCCAAACAGGGCTGCAAAGCCGCCCTGCTTGGACGGACCTCACTTAAAAAATCTAGAGCCCACGCAATTGTCTGTGGAAAACCACTGATTTCCATTAGTGGATAAGTTCATCTACAGCCGCAGAACTCCCGAAAATTCGAGCCTTGACCCGAATTCTCCACAGGCGTAGAAAAGGTCGGGCAAAGCGCTGTCGTTGACAGCAACCCAGGTAGCCAGAACCTTTAAGGCTACGCCACGCCGTGGTGGTTCTCCCAAAGTGCGATTAGCGTCCGGTGGCTCGCACGGTCACTCACCGAGTGATGGATGCCCACTTCAGATCATTGCCATTGCGGCAAATACATCCCCCTACCCAACTGCCCTGCAGCAACCTATCCGCGTGGCCATTTCATTGCGCCAACCTGCGCCCGTCTCTTTCTCCCGGAAAGAGACGGGCGCTCCTACCACTGCTGCAGCCCACCTCGTACAAGGCTTTGCGGCATTTCCCCTCGTGACAATCGGCGTGACAAACACCGAAGTCACCAGCAACAGCGATGCAGATGATGGTGCCGCAGCCCACGGAATGGACTGCACCTGACTGACAGTCAGGTATGCCCCGGTCATTGCCTCGCTGCCTTCACCCGACTCAGGATCTCGCGGCATTGGTCTCGTCAGCCAGCGCAGCCTCCACCCGCCCACTTCTTCGGAAGTGTTCAGGAGGCCAGATCATGAGATGCCCAAGCTCCCGGTCGTAAAGAGCCGCCAGTCCCGCGTTAGTGGACACCCCTCACAGGTCGCAGGGGCCTTGATCCCTGATAACACTCAACATCCTTGGCGGGATGACGTGGGGAAAGTTTCAAAGGTTTGGCTTCGAGAGGAGTTCGATCATGGCACCAGTGGGCAGGCGAGATGGACGCAATTTTGGCTATGGCCGGCAACTGAGTTATGCCGGGCCGCAGGCATTGCGCGATCTATTTGGCGGCGGGCATTACGGCACGGTGCAGGCGCACAGTGATCGCTGGCAGGCGTTTGTTCGGTGGTGTCGCTCGGAGGATGGACCAGGGTTTAACGATGCGCGACAAATTGATCGGCAGACCTTGTTGGACTACGCCGGACATCTGCGTCAGCAAGTTGAATAAGTGCGATATCGGCATCGCCACCGCGCAAAACCGGTTGTCCAGTGTGAATCGAACCATGACGGCGCTTCGCGGCGATCAGTATGTGAGCGTCTCGACGATGCCTGACAGCAAGCGGTGCTGACAATCAACAGCCCAGTAATCGTCATCCCCATGAAGCGATTCCCCTATTGTTCGGGACCAAATTATCAATACCTTCGATTGCGTTGATAGTGAAAATCAGCACGAACACATTGTACGCCTACCAACTGGATGGTAGTTTGTTAGCAAGTTTTTAGATAACTGTAATTAACACCATCCCTGTGAGAATCCCATGCAAGATTGGAAGCAAACCCGCAAAGACATCAATACTCGCTTGGTAGAACTAAACGGCCTGTCTCCGGAAACAATGAAAGGCATGGCGGCGCTCGGCGCTGCCGGCGGCAAGACCAATCACCTGGACGCGAAGACCCGAGAACTGATCTCGCTCGCCGTGGCCGTGACCACCCGCTGCGACGGTTGCATCGCCTTCCACGCCGCCGAAGCCAAGAAACTTGGCGTCACCAGTGAAGAAGTCGCCGAAGCACTGGGCGTGGCAATCAACATGAACGCCGGTGCCGCGTTGGTGTACAGCACACATGTGCTGGACGCTTTCGATAAGTCGTAAATCAAACGCTGACTTTCAACCTGTTAACGACTTCGAGACCAATCATGAATAAGCTGCTCACCCCTTACGATCTGTCCGGTACTGCGCTAAAAAACCGGGTCGTTATGGCCCCCATGACCCGCACCCGGACCCTAGACAACATCCCTAACGAGTTCACCGCGATGTATTACGCGCAGCGTGCTTCTGCTGGTCTGCTGATCACCGAAGGCCTGCCGATTTCCGACGAAGCCCGTGGCTACCTGTACACCCCAGGTATTTATGCCGACGAACACTTGCCAGGCTGGCGTCAGGTCACCGACGCGGTGCATGCCAAGGGCGGGAAGATCTTCGCGCAGTTATGGCACGTTGGCCGTATGTCCCATATTTCGGTGCATGGCATGGTTCCGGTTTCTTCGGGTACTCAGCCGGCGGTCGATACCACGGTGTATGCCTGGATCGAGCCTGGCGAATCCGGCGCTGTGCAACCCAGCGTGCCCCGTGCGCTGGAAACGGAAGAAGTGAAACGTGTCATCGCTGACTTTGTGAAGTCTGCGCGTATGGCGATGGAGGCCGGTTTTGACGGTATCGAAATCATGGCTGCCAACGGGTTCCTGTTCGATCAGTTCCTCAGCAGCGCCTTGAACACCCGTACCGACCAGTACGGTGGCTCGATCGCCAATCGCCAGCGCTTTCTGCTGGAAACCATTGACGCGATTTCTGCCGAAATCGGCGGCTCGAAGATTGGCGTACGGTTCTCGCCGTTTGGCCGCCTGTATGACTTTGGTGTGTACGAAGGTGAAGCAGAAACCTGGATGAGCATGGCGGCAGCGCTTAATGAACGCGAACTGGCCTACGTCCACCTGAACTACCAACCGACCATCGTCGCCGCTGAAACGCCGCCGGGGTTCGGCGCCGCGTTCCGTGAAGCCTACAAGGGTACCTTGATGGCCGCCGGTGGGTTTAACCAAGCCCTCGCTGAGTCGGAACTGGTTAAAGGTGAACTCGACTTGATCGCCTTCGGTACGGCCTACATCGCCAACCCCGATTTGGTGGAGCGCATGCAGAACGGCTG
It encodes:
- a CDS encoding carboxymuconolactone decarboxylase family protein; the encoded protein is MQDWKQTRKDINTRLVELNGLSPETMKGMAALGAAGGKTNHLDAKTRELISLAVAVTTRCDGCIAFHAAEAKKLGVTSEEVAEALGVAINMNAGAALVYSTHVLDAFDKS
- a CDS encoding alkene reductase; translated protein: MNKLLTPYDLSGTALKNRVVMAPMTRTRTLDNIPNEFTAMYYAQRASAGLLITEGLPISDEARGYLYTPGIYADEHLPGWRQVTDAVHAKGGKIFAQLWHVGRMSHISVHGMVPVSSGTQPAVDTTVYAWIEPGESGAVQPSVPRALETEEVKRVIADFVKSARMAMEAGFDGIEIMAANGFLFDQFLSSALNTRTDQYGGSIANRQRFLLETIDAISAEIGGSKIGVRFSPFGRLYDFGVYEGEAETWMSMAAALNERELAYVHLNYQPTIVAAETPPGFGAAFREAYKGTLMAAGGFNQALAESELVKGELDLIAFGTAYIANPDLVERMQNGWPLAEGDRATYYGVSDRIAKGYTDYPEYVAAKA